The DNA sequence GCTATTATAGTTGGTATAAGTTTAACTGCACCTATTATACCTCCACAAAGCATCATACCTGCTCCTATGTATTTTACATAGTTACCTGCTATATCATTTACACCCATTTGGTTTATAGCCATTGCAGGATTGTTCCAAACCATAGCTCCTTCTCCTGCCATCTCAGTAAAGTAAGATATTAAAGGCATTATACCAAAGTTAGCTAATATAGAACCTGCAAACATTGTTAAAGATACTTCAAGTCCTACTATAAATCCTATTCCTAAAAGAAGTGGGTTAACCTCAACTTCAAGTTTGTACTTATAAAATTTAGTTCCTATAAAACTTATAACATTGTTTGCAACATTTAAGAATGAACCTGTTAAAACTGTTATAATTCCACTTATTCCAAATCCTATTCCCATGTACTTCATAGAATCTCCACCTGCATCAGATGCTACAAGTGTCTCACATATAGCCATTGATTCTGGATACATAAGTTTACCATGTTCTTCAATTATTAAATAATTATGAACAAGTGCTGAAATCCCTATACCAAATAAAACCCCAGCTACTCCTACTCCTAATCCTTCTAAAAATGTAACCTGACTACCTATTAATAAAATAGCTGGTAATACGAATATCATACCACTAGCAACTGATTCTCCACCACTTGCCATACCTTGTACTATATTCTTTCCTAGAATACCTTTTCCACTAGCTAATGCTGCTATGAATGCTGAACCTATTATAGATCCCGGTATACCTGCTGCAACCGTCAGACCCGCTTTCATACCTGAATACGCTGTCGATGCCGCAAATATAGTTGCTAAAATAATACCAATGATTAATACAATAACGTTTGCGCCTGTTTTAGATTTGTCTGTTATGTAAGGAACGTAATCTTTACCAGATACTCCTCCATAAGCTTCTTTAGGCAATTTTTTACTGCTCATGAAATTCACCTTCCTTTTTTTTGCTTAATTGATTATATCACATATTTTTACAAAATTCTCTAAATTTATGAAATTTAAAATTATATTTTTTGTTTAAATTTTAAATTTATTCCATATTTTTAAATTATTCCAAAATATACCTTTGTTTTTGTTATTAATAAATTTTTTTGTTTTATATTTATTAATTTAAACTTTAATTTTAAATTTATTCATAAATTAATCAATAAAAAAACTAGTCATTATGACTAGTTTTTTTATTGATTAATTTTATAAAATCAGAGCACCTATTATTCCAAATATTAACAATGGTATATTATAATGTAGAAATGTAGGTACACAAGTATCCCAAATATGATCATGTTGTTTATCTGCATTAAGACCTGCAGTTGGCCCTAATGTACTATCTGATGCAGGAGATCCGGCATCTCCAAGAGCACCTGCAACACCAACTAATAAAATTATTGATGGTATACTAAATCCTAGACTTAAACCTAATGGACAGTAAATAGCTGCTATTATAGGTAATGTTCCAAAAGAACTTCCTATTCCCATTGTTACTAATAGTCCCACCAAAAGCATTAATAAAGCCCCTATAATCTGATTATTTCCAACTATTCCTGATACTGAAACTACTAGACTTTCAACCGCGCCTGTTTCTCTTAAAACATTTCCATATCCAGCTGCAACTAACATTATAAATCCTATCATTCCCATCATTTTTACTCCACCATCTAATAAGTCATCTATTTCATTAAACTTAATAGCTCTTGTCAAAAATAACACTATTATAGCACAAAGCCCTCCAAGAGGAAGTGACCCGGTTACAATTTGAACTACAAAAGCAGTTATGGCTCCAGTTAAAGCACACCAATGTTTTATTGTCATTTTATCATCTATTTGTTCAGTTTGAATTTCTTCTAATTTAACTTCTTTATAATCTCTAGGTTTTCTATAAGAAATAAATATAGCAGTTAATAATCCTAAAATCATTCCTAAAGCTGGTATCCACATTACATTAGTTACCATATTAGTAGTTACATCAATTTTATTTGCTATCATTTGATCTCTTATTATATTTTGAAATATCAAACCAAATCCTACTGGTATTGCAAGGTATGGTGTTTTTAATCCAAATGTTAATGCGCAAGCAACACCTCTTCTATCTATTTTTAATTTATTCATAAGTTCTAAAAGTGAAGGAATTAATATTGGTATGAAAGCTATATGCACAGGAATTAAGTTTTGAGAAAAGCATGTCATAAAGGCTATTATTAATATTAGTGTTATTTTTTTATCTTTAACTATTTTTGAAATTTTTCTTGATAACATAGATGCCAAACCTGTTTTACTAACTGCAATTGCTAAAGCTCCAAGCAATATATAACTTAGTGCGG is a window from the Paraclostridium sordellii genome containing:
- a CDS encoding Na+/H+ antiporter family protein; amino-acid sequence: MVLFNPVVISIVVMIILCLFKFNVLLSILVAAIVAGVFSGIPIGDTMNILVSGMGGNAETALSYILLGALAIAVSKTGLASMLSRKISKIVKDKKITLILIIAFMTCFSQNLIPVHIAFIPILIPSLLELMNKLKIDRRGVACALTFGLKTPYLAIPVGFGLIFQNIIRDQMIANKIDVTTNMVTNVMWIPALGMILGLLTAIFISYRKPRDYKEVKLEEIQTEQIDDKMTIKHWCALTGAITAFVVQIVTGSLPLGGLCAIIVLFLTRAIKFNEIDDLLDGGVKMMGMIGFIMLVAAGYGNVLRETGAVESLVVSVSGIVGNNQIIGALLMLLVGLLVTMGIGSSFGTLPIIAAIYCPLGLSLGFSIPSIILLVGVAGALGDAGSPASDSTLGPTAGLNADKQHDHIWDTCVPTFLHYNIPLLIFGIIGALIL